The following coding sequences are from one Humulus lupulus chromosome X, drHumLupu1.1, whole genome shotgun sequence window:
- the LOC133805308 gene encoding NAD-dependent malic enzyme 62 kDa isoform, mitochondrial: MRNLYGQIRASSSLVNRLKQKLRAGTFVVGNPWLSQSRSFTTTEGHRPTMVHKRSLDILHDPWFNKGTAFTMTERDRLDLRGLLPPNVMSTEQQIERFMADLKRLEVQARDGPSDPYALAKWRILNRLHDRNETMYYNVLIANIEEYAPIVYTPTVGLVCQNYSGLFRRPRGMYFSAEDRGEMMSMVYNWPADQVDMIVVTDGSRILGLGDLGVQGIGISIGKLDLYVAAAGINPQRVLPVMIDVGTNNEKLLKDPLYLGLQRHRLEGDEYLAVIDEFMEAVFTRWPHVIVQFEDFQSKWAFKLLQRYRATYRMFNDDVQGTAGVAIAGLLGAVRAQGRPMIDFPKQKIVVAGAGSAGIGVLNAARKTMARMLGNNESAFESALRQFWVVDANGLITDERENVDPDALPFARKIKEIHRQGLKEGASLAEVVKQIKPDVLLGLSAVGGLFSKEVLEALKGSTSTRPAIFAMSNPTKNAECTPEEAFSIVGDNIVFASGSPFKDVDLGNGHIGHCNQGNNMYLFPGIGLGTLLSGSRIISDGMLQAAAECLAAYMSEEDVLNGVIYPSISSIRDITKEVAAAVIKEAIEEDLAEGYREMDARELSKLTQEEIVEYVKNNMWSPEYPTLVYKQD, translated from the exons ATGCGGAACTTGTACGGTCAGATCAGAGCGTCTTCGTCTCTGGTGAATCGCCTTAAGCAGAAACTGAGAGCTGGTACCTTTGTCGTCGGGAATCCATGGCTGTCTCAGTCCAGATCTTTTACCACCACCGAAGGTCACCGACCCACCATGGTCCACAAGCGCAGTCTCGACATTCTCCACGATCCTTGGTTCAATAAA GGAACTGCTTTTACGATGACCGAGCGAGACCGTCTTGATCTCAGAGGACTTCTTCCTCCAAATGTTATGTCTACAGAGCAGCAAATTGAACGTTTCA TGGCTGATTTGAAGAGGCTTGAAGTGCAAGCACGAGATGGACCTTCTGATCCATATGCACTGGCAAAGTGGCGGATACTTAATCGTCTACATGACAGAAATGAGACAATGTACTATAAC GTTTTGATTGCCAATATCGAGGAATATGCTCCTATAGTTTATACTCCAACTGTAGGCCTTGTTTGTCAAAACTACAGTGGTTTGTTTAGAAGGCCAAGGGGAATGTATTTCAGTGCTGAAGATCGTGGAGAAATGATGTCTATGGTTTATAATTGGCCAGCTGATCAG GTCGATATGATTGTTGTTACAGATGGAAGCAGAATATTGGGACTTGGAGACCTCGGTGTTCAAGGGATTGGTATTTCAATTGGGAAGCTTGACTTGTATGTAGCTGCTGCTGGGATAAATCCTCAAAGG GTACTTCCTGTTATGATTGATGTTGGAACCAACAACGAGAAATTGCTCAAAGACCCCTTGT ATCTGGGATTGCAGAGACATCGTCTAGAAGGTGATGAGTATCTTGCTGTTATTGATGAATTTATGGAGGCAGTTTTTACTCGATGGCCCCATGTTATTGTGCAG TTTGAAGACTTCCAAAGCAAGTGGGCCTTTAAGTTGTTGCAGCGTTATAGAGCTACCTACAGAATGTTTAACGATGATGTCCAG GGAACAGCAGGAGTTGCAATTGCTGGACTTTTAGGAGCTGTAAGAGCACAAGGAAGGCCAATGATTGATTTCCCAAAACAAAAGATTGTTGTTGCTGGTGCTGGGAG TGCAGGAATAGGGGTTCTAAATGCTGCAAGAAAAACAATGGCAAGGATGTTGGGAAACAATGAATCCGCTTTTGAGAGTGCACTGAGACAGTTCTGGGTAGTTGATGCCAAT GGTCTGATCACAGATGAACGTGAAAATGTGGATCCTGATGCGCTTCCTTTTGCTAGGAAGATCAAAGAAATTCATCGCCAGGGTTTAAAGGAAGGTGCAAGTCTTGCAGAAGTG GTGAAACAAATAAAGCCTGATGTGCTTCTTGGATTATCTGCAGTTGGGGGCTTGTTCTCAAAAGAG GTATTGGAGGCACTTAAAGGTTCAACTTCAACAAGGCCTGCCATCTTTGCAATGTCAAATCCTACTAAAAATG CTGAATGCACTCCTGAAGAAGCATTCTCCATCGTAGGAGACAATATTGTATTTGCTAGTGGAAGTCCATTCAAGGATGTGGATCTTG GAAATGGTCATATTGGTCACTGCAACCAGGGTAACAACATGTACCTTTTTCCAGG AATTGGGCTTGGTACTCTTCTATCTGGATCAAGGATTATCTCTGATGGCATGCTACAAGCAGCGGCTGAATG CCTAGCTGCATATATGTCGGAAGAGGATGTTCTAAATGGGGTTATATACCCATCTATATCAAG CATTCGAGATATAACAAAAGAAGTAGCTGCAGCTGTTATAAAGGAAGCTATAGAAGAAGATTTAGCTGAAGGATACCGTGAAATGGATGCACGCGAACTTAGTAAACTCACTCAG GAGGAAATTGTAGAATATGTGAAGAACAATATGTGGTCTCCAGAATACCcaacactggtttataagcaaGACTGA